A window from Rhea pennata isolate bPtePen1 chromosome 1, bPtePen1.pri, whole genome shotgun sequence encodes these proteins:
- the LOC134135742 gene encoding hemoglobin subunit beta, which produces MVQWTAEEKQLITGLWGKVNVADCGAEALARLLIVYPWTQRFFASFGNLSSPTAILGNPMVRAHGKKVLTSFGDAVKNLDNIKNTFAQLSELHCDKLHVDPENFRLLGDILIIVLAAHFAKDFTPECQAAWQKLVRVVAHALARKYH; this is translated from the exons ATGGTGCAGTGGACAGCTGAGGAGAAGCAGCTCATCACTGGGCTTTGGGGCAAGGTCAACGTGGCCGACTGCGGTGCTGAGGCCCTGGCCAG GCTGCTCATCGTCTACCCCTGGACCCAGAGGTTCTTCGCCTCCTTCGGGAACCTCTCCAGCCCCACCGCCATCCTCGGCAACCCCATGGTCCGTGCCCATGGCAAGAAAGTGCTCACCTCCTTCGGGGATGCTGTGAAGAACCTGGACAACATCAAGAATACCTTTGCCCAGCTGTCCGAGCTGCACTGCGACAAGTTGCATGTGGACCCCGAGAACTTCAGG CTCCTGGGTGACATCCTGATCATCGTCCTGGCTGCCCACTTCGCCAAGGATTTCACTCCTGAGTGCCAGGCCGCCTGGCAGAAACTGGTCCGCGTGGTGGCCCACGCTCTGGCCCGCAAGTACCACTAA